AGCTGTGGTGACACGTGTTCCTGAAAATACTTCACGTCTTCATCTAGATTTAAATGATCAGATAAGACCAGAGCCTCATCCTTGGGTGTATCCTGATCTGGGACAACAGGTGTGATAAGTGCCATTTGGAAAGTCAGAGGgttgaataaaacaacatattttatacATGTTTGGAGTTTTCAAACCATTTCCTCAAGAGGACtagtgtttgtttgtccagTGTGTtccatgtttgttgtgttgttgttgggaaGAAAGCAATATTACTTCTTTGCTTCCTGAAAATCTGAACCAACAAGTTCTCCTCAAGAAACCTGAGCCTTTTCATTATCAGTATGAAGACTGAGGAGATGAGAAACATCAAGACTCACAAAAAAGCtttaaatagaagtatttttaaGGCAAAAGTGTATTATTCAGTCTACTCTTCTTACTACAACTGGAAATCATACTTATGGCCCTTCACCAGTGATGAAAATACATACAACAGCATGCATGGCAATAGTGCATTCCCAAAATATTGAGTTTATGTCATCTTCCCCCTTATTTACATCTCAAATGTTTTCCTTATTTTCACTTGTCTGCATTTGGTCCAAAATTTAACAcacaaataatcattttattttgaagggtaTCATACGTAGCCTATACTTCAGCTGCCTTGACAGACACACTTTAACTTTCGTTTTCCCGTCAGACCGAAACAGCATGACATCGTTACTGCATTAAACGGACATACACCCTGTTAAAAGAGTTTGCAGTTCATCAGCTTCCCAGTATGACCACTCTCCTCTCGCTGgtggccactgagcagctccactggaggaAATACTGCATCAATAGCATAGAAAGCAACAAATGACTGACTAAACAGTCCTATGGTctatttaattatgttttaaataaCTATTTCAGGCTGTTTGTTTACAAGTTCCCAACCACAGAGCATGATTGTTATGATTATTGAGGGCAGCTGCCAATTTATAGTACAATCCACTCAGAATCAGGTGGTGAGTGAGATTAGAGGTGTGACTGTGTTTAGTTAACAGTTTGCTGCACCAAAGTCCAGTTACAAAGGGAGTCAGCTGGTCTGACTTCAACACTGTTTGCTGTACAGTAACTGTCTGACctgcattcatattttgtgttcATTCATGCACGTTGAGTTTCTGTTCAATTGCAAATGACTAAACAGAATGAACTAATTTAGGAGCAGTAAGTGCTgtacagagtcgttaaggacgtgtgtgagctctgagtttcagagtcctGAGGGCCACAACCGGCCTAAGTTTTAAAGCCTGtgactcccctccagttagttagaactgaagaagcctgaGAGGTGAAACAGCACTTAGAACCACCATGTCccggatgactgagaaccttcatcaacatgatttGGGAGTTATCAATAAAAGCAAGAGTTTCTAAATGCTCCACCACATCTGGTCTGGTCAACAAGAGCTTTTATTGTTATTGAGTGTATTTATAACTAGTAGGTAAAGTTAAATGTACAGAACATGCAACACAGAAATAATAAAGATTACCTGCCAATACAACCATCCGACCACCTGCAAAGTTGTTTTCCTGACAAACACTGTAGGGAAACAGACGCAAAACACCAAAACCCAAAGTGTATGTAACAGTGTAAAGTGGAAATACAGTTGGAATAAACCCAAATGGTCTATTTCAATTATCTATAACTTATAATTTAGTCACACATGTACCATGTGAACACAGAGCAGTCATAACTTGTAATACGCTGACACAACAACTGATATTACATTAAAACTGAGGAGAACAAAATGAGACTCTTTTTAGAGGACTAGGACTCAGATTATTGGATTTATCCTATTTGTCACCACCAAGGTTCAAAAATCAGGATTCTTCTCGGTTCACAAATCAGTGAGAGCTGATAAACTTCTCTGAATCTGCTGACTGTGACTGTCATGTtaatcacatgaaacaaacaataaaaggaTAATGGTGAAAAACTTAATgccaaatgaaagaaaatgaaaaaaaatattaatatttcgCAGCGAAGGGACACAATCAAAATGAGAACAGCTCACTGAAGCCAGAAATTAGGGGTGCAGCTAGGTCTAGGACATACTAGAGGCACTACATCTCCCAGCACTGCAAGGGGTGCTTGGAAAAGACTAAGGAAGAGGAGCAGTGCTGGTAAATGGATGGATCATTTTGAGGGACATTTCATTACAGATGTTCAGGTTATTATATCTGCTGAACAAATGCTTATCATTTTTTGACTTCAAGGTTGCTGAATTGGTCGCTGATCTCATCGAAGTAATTATCAGCGAAGCGAAGCATCTGCTTGACGGCGCTGAGCAGCAGGATGTCGCAGTTTGGGTCCAACTCCAACTCCTCGCTGTAGTTCCTTACgggaacaacacaggacagaggCACACCGAGCCGAGTGCTGACCTCCTGCATCTGGATCACAAAAAATTCAGATGAGGGTGATTTATAGTTTAGTTTTTCTCCAAAGATTACTGAAAAATTGTGCAGACTTTTGTAAAATCACAGCTAAATTTGTTTCGATTTGTCCTTTCAACTCTGGAATAAACGATGCCTATCCTACACCAGTCAAGTACTGGAATCTATCTAAATTAAATTACACACACTGATGGACAGACTTTGACTGGCTTGTCAGTTAAACGTATCAATTGAGGCCTAAAAACACACTACAAacctcaaataaaacaaatcctATAgcattttttcttctgtataAAATCCTCACCATTTGCTTGATGTAGTCACTCTTATAAACGTTTCTCACGTCCTCTTTCACCAAAAGGCAGGCTTCATCTACTTTAGTGAGCAGGACCAGCTGAGGAATCCCTGAAAACACCAGAGAGAAAGAACATTTCCAAAATGCTGGAGATTTTTAGGTATCAGCCTGTCAAAATATCATGGGGCCTCTtctaaagtaaaaataaaaatctgttgcAATTTAAATGCCGTTTAATCGCAATTCTAACAAATATATGTTTCTTTTTATAACTTTTCTTAAAACAATACCTTCTTAAGGGAAATCTATGTATCTAAAATCAATCTCTTGTTTACTGATTCACTATTGCCTATATAACAAACACTAGAATCAATGGCCTGATCCCAATGTCCCCCTAAAGGCTTAAGCCCTCACAGACTAGGCTGACATCAGCTAGTTAGTGTTCGAGTGAGAGTCTGGAAGGGGTTGAAATGGTATAAGAAGGAATGGGACAGCACTTTGTGATGTTCCACTTCGGCTTGTAAGTTTGAGACCtttaatttgatgttttaaaacatatatcctcgtaataaaaacaaagaccaggagtacatataaacacagatgaaaacatattCAGTCAGAGGTTTCAGGGAAAaagtttcatatttcatattttttttgttgtctaatAAACTGAGTGATCTGCTTAAAAGAGTAGTGTCCTAAGACTTCAGTCTTTGATTTAGAAAATTCTctgtttgtgaataaaaaatgttgtataCAGAATAATGAAAGCATCCggattattgtcatttttttaaaagtgttttctgGGTTACCCTGGTAAGCTTTCAGACACTTACTAGTCATCATCATTTTGCATTGTTGGACAACTAATTTTACCATTTATAAAATACAGAGCATCTCTGTGGATTGTTGGCAGAAACTTGTATGTGTGCTGTAGCATGTATGTTGTACTATGCTGACATTGAGAAAGCAGACACCCATACTGCTACTTTCTAAGAGTGTGCATGAATGTATATTAACTGACCCATTAAGTTGACCTTTCTGCGGATAgcttccagcttctcctccagttTTGTGGGCATGATGGAGACTTTGCAGGCATCAACAACGTAGGCCACACAGTGGATCTTGTCCTTGAGCACTGGAGACTTACGGTAGCCTAGGGCCTCCGAATCCAGAGGAACAGAGGGGTTGAACTGAGTCACACAGTTGAggggaaagacagagacagtttGAGTTAACTAAAACCAAATCAATGGCTCATACATTCAATATCCTGCTCCATGTAACAAAAAGCTGTACCTGATATCGGTCTGGCAGATGACCTTTAAGGATGTTGCTGATGTCATCAATATTAAGCCCAGACCCTGTGCCTTCCTCCAGTCCCATGGTATCACACAAGATGATTGGCAGAGGCTTTCCTTCTCGTCCAGCTTTCAAAGAGTAGGAGCGAAACTGTCTCGTACAAAGTGAAGGAATAACAAATCACAAAACAGGGACAGggcagaattttcatttttaaaatcagtcaaaCAGAAATCATTAACTGTCAGGAACTGACCTGTGtggtgaggctggaggtggagctgccAGAGATGGCCTGGCTGGTGACGTGGCCTCTGAATACAGAGTTAATAGAGTTGAAGAAGCTGGACTTTCCAGCTCCAACTGGTCCAATGAACAGAACCTGTGCCTGAGACACAGAGCTGACTGTGGGTTTGTAGCTCTTAATACTCTCCATCAGCTCTGTCCTCGTCCTGCAGGAACAAGTAAAGATAAATGACTTTTTCATTGACTGAAtaacttgtttgttgtttttagcctgaaaaaaaatttcagatGACATGTTTCGGCAAACGTTTGCCATTCAAACATAGTCACTGTATTATCTTAGGAAACTAAGCAATGCACTAACCCTTTTAAAACCCAAAGgtacacaataacaaaaaacaaatcgaCTGATCAAGGCAGCGATAGATCAGCAGCTCACATATTCTGCAAGCctaaaattattgtttttatcaaagGAGTCTGGTTGTTTGAGAGAGAGTATAGATGGATATACCAGCTTTAGATTGCTGTCTGACTGCAATATAAAATCGTGAAGATGTTCTAATAAAGTGTACgctgatttaaatttttttagaTAGGCCTTTTTGAGGGGGGAAAATTATGTTTTGCTGCGGCCCCAGTCAGCAGTACATTGCTTAGCTTCCTACTCCTGTACTTCTGCTGCTTTTCCAAACTGGGGGCATGCTGATGACCATCTACTGTAGGTAGTACAACGACTATAAACATTATACAGCCCCAATTCACAAGCTATCCCTTTAAAATGTCACGTGGAACTCTGAAAACAGGCTTGAAACAATTAGGAATGAGGCTGACCGTAGTTCACAatagaaacaggaaatgacattgAATTTCGGCAGTGACTTGGGTTCTGTCCAATCACAGGCAAGGAGTGTTGTCTCACCTTTTCCTTAATCCcaaatgttgctgtgtttgatgtgttttgacCCTTAGGGCCAcagtaatatactgtatgttcattATAACGTCATCTTGATTTACACATTCTGCTGTCTTTTCAGATCATCACTTTGTGTCATATTGTATATGGAAGTATAGTATGGTATTGTATCATATTGTATCGTGTCGTATCATATTGTATAGTGATCTCTCTTGAAAATTATATGGCGGCAGATCTCAATATGATTATCTGTCTGAGGTcaataaaatatactgtactATAATGAAGCATGTTAATAGCATTGTGTGCAGGATGGCAGCTCTCTCCATCTTACTCAGATTCCCAGATTACAGTCCTCCATGGCTTCTCCAGTTCTGTGGTCCCTGTTGAAGAGCAAATACAACTTTTACAAAACAATGATCTCATCAAATTtgataaatgtattgtttttgtttactttgtgttgGGTTTACATTCACTTTAAATCCTAAATCACCTGTGGGCCAACACAGTGTTGGGAGtttaagggaaaaaacaaaactgatcgCTAATTGAtttatgacaacaacaaaagaaaaaaaacgtgtttatttttattgaactCACCCTCCACTTGATAGACTTCACACTCAGTCAGATTGAGATCGTTGCCATGCATCTCTGCAGCATTGAAGTTGTAACAATTTCCTGGATTGTTATAGACAACAGGCTGGCTTCCATTGACAAGAACCAATGCTTCTCCAAAATATGGACCAGAGTTACCAATCATTTTCACTGCATGAGCATGACTAGTAACCGGATATTTGAGGAGCTTTTCTCCACTGAAAGTGAAAAGAAAGGCCTGGTCATCATTCACATACTGTCCCGACTGACTGAAAGGTTGTTTGGTGTAACCTCCAAACACAAAACCGGAGGCGTTATAGCCCACAGACACTGTGGTCCCGCGGTTGTCACATCGTTGGTGGAAGGCTGCTCCGGTGAAACCATCGATGCTGGCCTTGTACAGCAGCTGGAGTTTGACTCTCCCCAGCTGGGAGCAGATCGTTCTCTGCTGGCTTCTGGTTAGTTTGGGGTTCATAGTGGACAGATGGTTTTCTAATGTGTAAAGGATGCTGAGAAACCCTTTGCTGTTTACTCACTTTGGAGTCTGAAATACAAAAAGATGTACACAGAATCATTAAAAGTACAGGATATAATGTAGGTTGTCTTTATTTCAGTCAGTTCCCAATATCTCCTTAACTGTAGTACTCAGTACttagtaaatgttttttttttaaatatatgtaagAGTAATGATGGAAAAGGTCTGTGGTGCAAATACTGAATGATCTTTGAAATTATCTCAGTGAAAACTATTAGTACTAAAAAAGAACACAattaccaaaaaaataaaaacactgataaaatcatcactaaactacaaaaacaaacagcaataaaataaCCATTCAAACAATAACATTACAAACTTACCcatattttaaattcaaaatatagTTTAGTTCATCCTATATATTTCTGAACTGGGAATGAGTGGATCAGAAGAAACATTAATTTACTTGTTGTTGATAAACGTTCTAACTGATGAattgtgttataaacacagtgCATATGTAAGTTGGTCCAGTAGCTGCTGTCatcaaatatacatataaattaAAGAGCAACAAATGTTTCCCTGTATCAAAGTTTAAAGGCCttatttgtagaaatgttgtttCCAACACATGGGAGATATTACAAACTCTATATTtaatgaaacattcaaaaagcaGTCTTATTTTTAAACACTGGATGTCCTGCATATTTAGCAACCTTGGCACAGATTCTGACGGAACCTGTAAATATTTTCtctcaaaagaaacacacacccTGAGAGCTCGTGCCTACATTAGGCTTTACAATAACTTTCGATTTCCTGGGAACGGTTTGCCACACCTAAATTATTACAGACTGCAGCCGCGATAATAAGACACAAGGgtttttgtcaaaatgtgttttaacatCTTTGCACTATTGCCAATTTCTTTTAGAATCATATTAAAATCGTATTAACTTTTTAATAATTACGTTTACGTAGTCTCCATCGGTTTAAATCAGTGAACAGTTCATCGTTCTTGTATCTGTTCCTATCaaggttaaaataaaataaaacaaaagaaaatacatggGGTGATCAACACTCTCCAGTTTCGGGGGTAGACTGTAATCCGGACGAAGTATGCTCGAAGTTTAGAAATAAGGTACACAGTAACCTGTTAACATAAACTTACAGTAACCTGTAACAGTAACCTGTAAACATGAACTTAAACAAAGTTAGAATTCTGCCAAACCTTTAGTCaccaaatcaaataaaaccttCAAAGGTCACTGGTTAACTAGAAAATCTTAATATAAATCCTTGAATCTTTTTCATCCTTACCTTCGTCTCCTGTATACAGTTGAGGAAGGAGCACACGGTTAACGTGTGTAGGCAAAAATGACAGGATGTCTGTCAAACAGGTCTGTCAAATGGCACACCTGGCAGAAACGAAACAGGGGCgttgccttcaaaataaaagtgaagacGGTTTCTGAATACAGCAATTGACTGTGTATTCTGGATGCTGTAAATCCTTCGTTTTCAGTGGCGGTTCCTCACATGGGCAATATGGGCAGCCACCCAAGGCGGTTCACCTCTTAATAAGCGAATAAACGATAAcctctggacctcagctctccctGCTGGTGTGGGGAGCggtgaagcaggggattcaTCTAATAGTGCACAACTAATGCAATTAGTAGGCCTAAGTCAGTCACATCACgaattgcttccaaataaagcacatttcagtcataatcatattttgaatattagtttaataaaaagttatttaatGCATGAGGTTTTTTTGACGAACAAATACAGAGCTCTTGATACGTGGAATAGTAGTTTGCAAACGCTAACATGAGCTTTAGATGTACTTTAAAGCCATTTATTAAGTATTATCCATCAAAGTAATACATTACCTGTGAATTACTTTTATAGATAACACTTGGAAAAAAGCATTAGCTTAATTTAAGCGGCCTAAGTTGTTCGTTTATTCACTTATTAACTTAACATGATATAAATACTTTCATCAAATTATAAACTTTACATAGAACTTATGTAATTGAATTTCATGGCAATTTTACATGTAATTGATACAAAATGTCGATGTTTTGAGGACAGGCTGAAAAAGTgacatagtgcaccttcaaATAATCTTACATTTTTATGGAAACTGCAATAAAAATGCAGATGGTCACAAGTGAGGACTGCAAACCTTTCAGTCAATGTGAAATATCCTCTAGTACACATAAACACTACAAATGTAGTCAATTTTGACACATGCAATTCAGGCATCAAATAAAGCTTTAAGTTTACACAAACTAAATTCAGTTGTGCCAGACAGAAATTACATAATCCTTCTCCTCTGCCACTGTTCGTTTTTTGAAGTGTGCTTTCAGTGTAGCTCTAGCAGAAAGCAAATTTTCCTTTAATCCCATTTGTCAAAGCAATACAATAGTCGACACACAATTGTCCTCATACATCATACTCTTATACTAAAGCTATTTTTTTCAGTGAGGCTTATTGTTTTAAATCAGGGCTCAGTTTGTTTTCCAtaaggttttgtttgtttttttgtttgtaagaAATCAAAtttataaaattaattaaaattgctgttaatgttgttttattttgtgaggtGAAAATGCTCTTTATATATGTAagcagaggaggattaaggtagtcatgggcccctaggctattttttatgtgggcccccccttatgcatcatgctctcccagaaaattttttaattttgcaccatgtgtaacagtgcaggagaatatttggcaaacatgatccacatacactccagttagcacacaggtaggtcaaatcgaatcgatgagcttgattggatgaggtgacccatgtctgcccaatcagtgctgttttgtttgtttattaccccatggaccaatagaggtcaatgattttttccattattgtacaagtaccataattatacaagtgtatttaaatttctaaaaaataatctgaccaattcaaggacccctccacaggggtggagcagccattttaaatgtgtgtgtgtgtgtgtgtgtgtgtgtgtgtgtgggggggggggggggttctggggtagcacatgagcaccgcaaccacctttggcccctgtttcagtctccaaaactaatgcgatgcatttctagattttcttcactaggatatgccaataatattgcattcaaaatgtacattatagcacaacgctctttaacctaagatattatatattcacaagcaatcacataccatggtattaagaaattaatgtcttattaaagaacaagtgtgagtgagtgaaattggcaagaacactgtgttcctccctcttctcttgtgttatctccctctccttctctcatgttctccccttctccttcttttgtgttctcctcctcttgtcttctctccaacttctctcctgttctctccctcatcttctccatgctctcctttgtcctgactcctgaacttcccttcctcagaaacatcctacataaagaactcaatgttaatattcctgaacatgtaaacttagaacaaacagccttgattttgattaggaaacattcaattcttttgttgttcttttatctgctttttattaattattttacatatattttgttgttctaatctgttttaactaatctttcatcctagcctttattgtactctatattattttattcctcttattatgtaagattttaatagttttattgcatgtcattgtcttcatttctattcttttctagtttctgagagcagtaacagggatgagttgatgtaggagattttattcattgaaaagaaggttttgagctccaacaaatagctttaagttacgtaaatgaacacctacatggcatcaatgcaagaatatgaatgtactaccataaaattgaattagtgcatttatggattgaaagctagctttctgtttccctcctgtcacataactccaattaaatgacaacttgacttgaaaaagaagtcaatcttctgctgcctcttcctgtttggcattcctaacaaaaagaataatgataatgttgaataatatcaaaatcagtggatgtctctagaaaactatctgtcagttaccattaactttacctggcttgcattaactttgtttgccacctggcttgcttaatattagcggacatgccacaaagcaagacatagtttagttatttacagacaaaatcctacattattaactagttaaataaccgtttcatacctctgctctgttcgctgtctgcggcagcgagTGACGGCAGCTCCGTGTCAGCATGTACGTGTTTACTTTCCCAGGGGGCGGgactagtgggtttggtcaaatggctgtgattggcttgatggctgtcaatcaatctaacttggccaatgggttttcatgtatgggggactgaggtgcgctccattttagtacgctggtacaccgcgagggcgggccaacggtttaataccttaggagaaagtcggggggattaaatcaccttgttttaaaagtcccccacggctgtgacgccagggcccctccacacgtggggcccctaggctgcagcgtagggaagcctgtgcattaatccgcgtCTGTATGTAAGATCACTTATTATAATTTTTGTCATAATCTGAGCATGGTAGGCAGAGCCTAGAACCATTCTCTGTCTTAAGAAGACAGTAGGTGTGCACTTTAGGCCCATGGACCACCATTAAGATTCGGTTTTGGCCCTTCACAATGGTGCCACCAAAATTGAAATATCGTCATACCTCTCTGGACACGAATTAAGACTTAATGAGGCATTGCAGATAAGCGCTGGTAAACTGCTCTGAATCTGCTGTCTGTGGTTGTGATcgaaacaaagaacaaaaggaTTATGATGCAAAACTTTTATGATATCATAATGCAGGAAAGAGTAATATCAGATAATGTGTTTGCTAGTCAAACTTTTGAACTTGTGATTAAAGGTCCATTAAATTGCATTCTTTAGTCtaataattgaaaaataaaatagcacCCTTAACCCCCTAAATAATTTATGACTGAATCTGGGAGAaaatcacagagaaacacagttaaaaagaaaagctcaCATTTTCTTAAGCCAACTGGAGGTGCAGCTCAGGTCTAGGATTCATAGTGTTGTAACATTAAACATAGGGCTACAATGGGTGACCAGGAGATGCCTCAAAACGTTTTAAATACTGTAACAACCATTAATATGGATGCTTTCATTATTCTTTATGTCTTTTAAGTCTCTATTTAAATCACTCAGTTCATTAGGCctaagcaataaaaacaaagtaataagCTTTGGAAACAATGTGAAACTTTTTCCCTAAAACTTTCTATTTTTGTTTACGTGTATTCccgtattttgtttttttattataagcatatatattttaaagcataaaataaaatgtccaaaacctACAAGGCTAAAAGGAAACATCACAAAGTACAATCCCATTACAATTATAGGCTACTATTTTGGTCCCTTGCagactctttctctctcaagtAATATTATTTCTATCAGCTGACCCTAACATAGCAGGCCAGAACTGGCCCTGCGGTCATTGATCTCATCGAAGTAATCATCAGCGAAGCGAAGGATCTGCTTGACGGCGTTGAGCAGCAGGATATCGCAGTTTGGGTCCAACTCCAACTCTTCGCTGTAGTTCCTTACCGGaacaacacaggacagaggCACACCGAGCCGAGTGCTGACCTCCTGCATCTGGATCACAAAAGGCTCAGATGAGGGTTGTTTAT
This window of the Pagrus major chromosome 11, Pma_NU_1.0 genome carries:
- the LOC141004404 gene encoding interferon-induced protein 44-like, which encodes MNPKLTRSQQRTICSQLGRVKLQLLYKASIDGFTGAAFHQRCDNRGTTVSVGYNASGFVFGGYTKQPFSQSGQYVNDDQAFLFTFSGEKLLKYPVTSHAHAVKMIGNSGPYFGEALVLVNGSQPVVYNNPGNCYNFNAAEMHGNDLNLTECEVYQVEGTTELEKPWRTVIWESETRTELMESIKSYKPTVSSVSQAQVLFIGPVGAGKSSFFNSINSVFRGHVTSQAISGSSTSSLTTQFRSYSLKAGREGKPLPIILCDTMGLEEGTGSGLNIDDISNILKGHLPDRYQFNPSVPLDSEALGYRKSPVLKDKIHCVAYVVDACKVSIMPTKLEEKLEAIRRKVNLMGIPQLVLLTKVDEACLLVKEDVRNVYKSDYIKQMMQEVSTRLGVPLSCVVPVRNYSEELELDPNCDILLLSAVKQMLRFADNYFDEISDQFSNLEVKK